Part of the Oreochromis aureus strain Israel breed Guangdong linkage group 20, ZZ_aureus, whole genome shotgun sequence genome, GTGATCTTGTAACCATTGCGTTTGCCGTTTTAAGAAGTGTTCAGTAGCAACAAGTGATGAACAATACCATTTCAGTTATGAAATAAACTGTGCTACCAGCTAATGTAATAGCAAAACCTGTTTCACAAGCAACTCCAGCTCCTCTTTTTAATTAGCTGAAAGCAAAAGTCTTGACACTTAGCAAAGCTGCAGAGCTAGTATCTCTAAAAGTCAACAGTATAACTAGTGGCCGCTTGTGGTCACTACAGGCCCATACTCAGCAGTACTCAGTCCAGTGATAAGCATCTTAATGCCGGCATtggacacaaaaaaaagaaaaagaaattttttttgGAAGCTCAAAATCCTCAAACTTTTATTTTCTCCATCCCTTTGGAGGGTTTTTAAGCCTTTATCAGGATTCTTCTGATATTCAGCATCAAGATTATCTCTCTCTGTCCAGTCTCTGTTAAATCCCCATTCAGACCGTTTCTTCAAGGCAAGTAGAGATGCTCAGGAGAAACACTTCAGCAGGGCCTCAGATCTTAATCTTAAATGTCTGTCATTTTTTCCTCAtgtcatttaatttcatttcatcTTGGCCTCTTGGAAACCTGCATCCTGGCAAATGGGCTGTCATCATTTTATGGTGACTATTACAATTTCTGAAAGCATTCTCACAAAAGGACATTATTCTTCTGTCACTGTCCCCTCACCTCAATTACATCATCTTCATCTgagctgctgatgctgctgacaTTCCCGCCGTTCACCTGCACCGGGCCTCGCTGGCCCTCGGACCGAGCTGAGGGGGAGAAGGAAGAAGGGGAAGATGAGGAGGAGCTGGATGCAGCAGTAGGAGGGTATTGGGACAAGAAACTGGCTCCAGCTGGGCCGGGAGTAGCAGCTGGACCTGACACCCCTCCTGGGAGCATTGAGCTGGTGTAGAGGCTTGCTAGAGATGGACTATACGACAGGGGGAAGCCTGGTGGGAGCATCCCAGCCATGCCTGGCATGTTGGAGCTCAGCATGAATGGTGGCAAAGCTCCTGAAAGTGAACTGGCAGCTTTAACTGATGGAGAGGATGATGTTGAGGAGGAAGATGAGACTGTGGGAGCGGTGGTTGTCGTCAGTGATGAGGAAGGAGAGGAAGTGGGAACAGTGCCGGCTCCGCCCATGTTCCACCCATGCCGATCTTGGTACATGTAACTGGGGTCGCTCAGCTGAGTGTGGGGGGGCTGGAAGTAATGCGAGCCCGCCCCCATGAAGAGCGGATGCCCCAGTGAACCACCCAACATGGCAGAGTTTAGACCCATAGGGGGGAGCCCATAGCCCCCACTGAAGGGGAAGCCCTGCGAGGCCACAGGGGCTGAGGAGTGCTTGCCGGCAGAAGGCTGCTTACTGGCCCGCTCATCCAGGGATGGGGTGGAGGCTTTGCGCTTGGAGCCCGTTCTCAGATCTTGGGCGGCAGTGGCATCCATGTTGGGCTGAATGACATTAGTCACAGAGGCATCATGGTGGCTCAGATTTCCACTTAATAACCCGCTCCCACTGCTGCCATTGGTCTGAACCAGTTTGGTTGAGGGCAGGCTGCTCACGCTGCTCTCTGGCGGATGAACAGCAGAGCCTGCTGACCCACCAGCTCCTGCGCCGCTCGTATAGCGCTGCAACTCGTTAATGATCTCCGGGCTGTCGGGGGAAAGAGGGCGGGGCACAGTCTTGGGTGACAGGCAACCGTTACTGACATGGGTGGGAACCTCTGGAGGGGGTGCTTGCAAATCTGAGGAGAAAAGAATTGGATTTAAGCTTTAGAAGAATTCAAGCATCAACAGGGCCTCAGTTTACTGAAAGAACACAATAAAGTCATTAATATCAGTGTGCTGCGTCTCTGAGATGGTACGTAAATACAGTGACTAGGGTTACATGTATTTAGAGGAGTTATTGTAAGGGAATCATCCTACCTTTGGGTGGTGCTGCTGAACTCTCCTCCACCGACTTGGCCTTATTAGCTGCTCTGATGGCAAAGATTCGGCCATCAGATGTCCTGATGTAAGTCCCTATGAAAGCCACAGGTAAACAAAACCATTATtagaattaaatgaaaacatttcattATTACATCTTTTTACCCGACTAACTCGACAAAtaccaaagttttttttttttaataatctcttcaataataaaaaaaccacAATTCACACAATTATCTGCATTTTGTGACCACCACACAAAAGAACTGCCATGTATAACAAAGCGGTATTGTACCTTTAGTGCCCCTGATGACATGGATACTCTCTCCAGCGGTGATCCTGGCCTGGACATCTGTGGAGCTGTTGGTGCCTGGAATCACTATGTCTATAAAGAGATAAAGAAAGACAATCAGAGTTTATGGCCATAAAGAAATAGTAATCTTTAGTACTGACAGAAAGAACAGAGATAAAATGGAGTGCATGGAGAATCTGCCTACCAGTGGTGGTGACAATTTTCTGTACAAACACGCCAGCTTTCTGCAGGCAGTTGACAGGGAAGCCTCCGAGGCTGGATTTAGATGAGTCATTGCCTGGGGCAGAGCTTGCAGATGCCTGGCGGGGCATCATAGAGCCTGGAGTTGACTGGACTGGCCTGACACTGGCCACTGGCTTCTCTTCAGTGCTAGTGGGAGGACGCCTGAATAGAcagagattttctttttttactcttgatttatgacttgtttttatttttttgaaggAGGGTTTTACTTGATAAATgctcaaccatttaaaaaagatTAAGTGACAAGTGATAAGAACTGGATTTACGGTAGCTTGTTAGCATTTATACTGGGATTGTAGATGTCAATAACTAACCAGTTTCTCTGGCTAAAGGCAGGGATGTTGGTAAGGCTCTGATCACTGGCAGGGTAATAGTGAGCGTAGGAAGGGCGGGTGTATGGCACCGAGGCCTTCTTTTCATCCTCGTAGCCCTTCTTTGCTGCTTTCTTCTCTGCATTGCTCAGCTTCAGCTCCCTGCGGTCTATCAGCAGGGACTCGTGGGGGAATGGTTGCTAGAAAGGAGGAGGTTGAAAGgtgatcagtgttctgctccAAGTTTGCACGATTACCTCACTTATGATGCCCTCATcctatacatttatatttttaccagCTTATACCAATTAAATCTAATAAAATTTATGAGAACACCAACTGGAAGATTCTCTGCTTTTCAAAGCGAGccacaaaaaaaagtgtaattatGTTGTGACTCATCACCGCTTAATCTCCAGAACCTCACAAGCTGTTTAAAATAGTGtcataaatgtaaaacaaagctTCACTCTAACTCCTTGGCATAGTTCCCATAGTTCCAAAAATGGATTTTAGTTGGCAACTATGGACACATTTGGACGTGTAATGACAGCTAGGGGCTTATTCAATTAGCAGAGAACTCTAAAACATGTCAGGAAAGCTTACTTAAGGAGACTCCTGTCTGTAGAAAATGAGTTTTTATCTTCATCAAATCGTAGTGAACAATGGAAAAAATACACAATGGAGTGCAGGAGCGTCTATGCTCTATTTGTAATCGCCTCTAGAGGGCGTATGGGGACAATATGTTTCCTCATACCTTCGTAATCAGGTGGGGATAGAGGTGGAGGGCCTTCCTGAGGACGCTCTCCATTCTGTCGTTGGGCTGCAGATGGATGCTAGATGGGTCTGGTTCCTCCTCCACAAAATGAAGAAGAGACTCAACTTCTCTCCTGGTGAAGGTCAGCACGGGGTTCAGGTCATCCACAACACGGTCTGATGaacagaaaggaaagaaaaaaaacagaagaactaAGATACTGAGGTAAAATTGTTTGAAAAAAGATTCATCTAAGGATACATGGGGGAAAAAATGTAGACAGAAATGACTAAATTCGAATGGCCTCGATGTATTCGTCTCACCAGACAAAGCTTACAGCAAACACTTGAGACACTTCAGTGTCAGACGAGAGCGTCTTGGCAGAAGAGCTCTGACTTTACCTCAGAGCTTATTATTTAGTTTTAGGGGTTCTGCTCACACAGAGGAACCTACACTTGGGGTTTTCAGTGAATTTCAACACTGACAGATGTTTGACAGAGCTGTCATCTGAAGGGAGTGAAATTTCCATGAAGTGAGGATGATGGAGGTTGAATACAATCGCCATGTCTTAtaatttttccttattttttccctttcctcctcctttttaaaaaaaatttgagttatttctgGTTAAAAATACAGGAAAATGTCTGTGACAAATGCTCCTGTATGCAATGCATTTTTAAGTAACTTAAGCGTTACCATGGACTTATTTTAGGAGAGGTTATTTAAGTGCAGCTCCGTTGCAAttctctgcagtgttttttcACGTGTTTCCGACTCACCAGACATGCCCTGTTTGGAGATCTGGCGGTCGTAGATCTTCTTCTCCAGCGTAAAATCGCACACCAGCCTGTAGATGTGGCACGGCTTCCTCTGCCCATAGCGGTAGACACGGCACACGGCCTGGGCGTCGTGGCACGGGTTCCAGGAGGCGTCAAAAACCACTACACGGTTTGCCCCGATCAGGTTCACACCTAGACAACCAGCCCTGACAGGAACAGACGAGACATCAGTAAGCTGATTAGTCCTTTTAAGATTTATGACCTATAATAATGATATAATTAGTGTGGAGATCGTGTTACCTGGTTGACAGCAGAAAAACCCATGCGGAGGTGTTGGAGGGGTCATTGAACTGGTTTATCAGTCGCTCTCTCTCTGAGGCAGTTGTGCTTCCATCCAGTCCTTCAAAATATCACACAGCAAATGCAAAGTTAACTCATATCTAAGAGAGTTCTCATGTTCTTTAAGTTTTATATTcttgtttctcttctcttcctgtttttcctctgaATGTATACCACTCGCTTGCTTGTTTCACAGTACAGTGAAACTTTATCCTTCAATATTTGAATCCCCATATGCTGTTATATGGACTGTACAGTTAAAGTACAATCTATATAGAGACAAGTTACAGCTGAGGATTCATATTATAAGAGCTCAACTAACCAGtgatgcagttaaaaaaaaacgttAACTGTAATTTGATCTTGGGTGACAGATCTTTATAAATATCTGTGGATCATTCTTTAAAATTCAAGTTTCTAGTAAAACATAAAGAATATAATATgaatataatattttaaaaaatccattACGACACATGAACCCCACAAATACAACAGCTGTAAATGAAAACACTGGCTTGCAGAAAAATGATAAATCAACATATAGGtattatttaatgaaataaaaacaccagcaggtggcagcactCATGGCAAGTCAATGAGAGCAGCAGCATCCAAATCACTGCAGTCAGTTCCCCCAAAGAGAACAGGCTCATCAGTTCAGCATAATCAGCGGCTCGGTTTAGCATATTACAGAGAGCGGTGCTTGTCTCCAACAAGTTATTACATCGTACCTTGAACCATATCTGTTTTGCACCTCAGAAACCTCGTGATTACTTACGATAGTAGTTGAGGTTGCGGACCCAGTTTTGATTGGGTCTGTCTCTGCTGGGCACATTGGGTGATGGAGGCACTGGTCTCTTAGCCAAAAACTCCTCGATCACGGTCAGCGTGGACAAACTCTGACTGCAGGGAGGCAGACAGACAGGGGGGATAAGAAATCTGATCCATGAGGTGCATGAGTGTAAATAATGGAATGCAAAGTTGTTGAAaagtaaagatttttatttctttttctttcaaagcAAAAATCGGGATCCTAGCACTTTTTACGTCTTTTACCTGAAGACGAGGAGTTTGTCTCCCTTCCTGACGCTCTCCTCTATCAGGTGGAACAGCAGAACCATCTTTGCAGAGTTCTCCAGGATGCCGGGCTTGTAGTCAGTCATGATGTCCTTTGCCTGTCCGTGTGAGAAGAcagactgtaaaaactgcttgcaGATCAGCTTCAGAGGTTTTTCCTATTTAAGCAGTTTCACTGATTTTGAAAAAGTGAGGTTACAGACGGGAACTATGGGCCAGTTTTCTCACATCTGAACACAGCACGGACTATTTAAAATTTCATTTGTTAACTGTGATTAGATCGCACTTTTCTATTTGAGTCTTCCAACGTACCCATTCATATGTGATGACCTGATTGGCTTTCTCCTGCAGCTGGTTAAGGCTCAGGCCCCCGACGGGGTTAGGGTTGTCCAGGTTCTTGGGCTTTTGATTGGGTGCTGCCGGACATCGTCCTGTAGAGGTGATGTCATCAAGGTCTAAATCCTGGTCGCTTGCCAGGTTTTCCTTCTGCAGAGCCTCGTACAGGACATCTGGATGGTTCCAAATCTGAAGAATAACGCAAATGTAtacttagaaaaactatatataAATGTCATTATCGTCACCAGTGAAACAAAGTTTCTGAAGAGATCCAGACACACGCTCGCACTCCTCACCTTGCAGCAGACGCAAAACGCTTTGAGCGGGTTGAGGCTGAGCCAGCCCGTGTTTCCTGCCTCTCTGAAGCGGTTCATGAACTCTGTGTAGAGCGCCCTCTGCAGGGGACACAGACGTACCAGAATCACATGCTCCTCCTTAGAAGGCAGCTGGTCCTTCAGGACATCGTGGCCTCGTCTGGATTAAAGACAAATTACAATCAATAATTGCAAAAACCTCACTGAGCTTTTGTTTTATGGACAATGACAGTGACCCTTACCTCTGTACAAAGCCCTCCAGCAGGCTGTGCAGGACGTGGCTCCTGTACCTCATCAGCTGGATGTCCTGAGGCGTGCTGTCCACACACTGGCCGTTCAGAATGGGACGCTCGAACATGTTGCTGAACTCCTGCCGCGTACCTGAAATGTGCACAGGGTGTAAAAGCTGCAGTTTTGACTTTAACTGCTAATGCTCGTCTGCTGAAACGAGGCACAGGTTGCTCCGTACCTAGAAAATCGGGCCGGACAAAGTCGACCATGCACCAGTATTCAATCAGGTTGTTCTGGAGCGGGTAACCGGTGAGGACCACACGGCGTCTGGTTCGGATGTTCTTTAGAGCCTGCGATGTGCTGGCGTGGCAGTTCTTGATGCGATGTCCTTCGTCACAGATCACCACGTCTGGACCGGGCCGAGCCAAAGCTTTCTCGATACCTACAGAGAACAAGTGaggatatttttaatttaatttgctaTTCCGACTGTTCTTGCACTGTAATCTGAAACTTCTAGTCTTTGCATTTCTCCTATTTTTACTTCACGTCCTCTCATTCCTGTCCTGCAACCTCTATCATCTTTCCCAGTCTCTCCAACCTTTAAGTAGCTCCTGCTGCCTGTCCTCTTCATCCAAGTCGATGACGACAGGTCCCGCTGCTTTCTTGCTCTTCTTTTTCCTTCCAGCCACGAAGCTCTTCTTCAGTGACAAAAGGCGATACATCTCGTAGCCCATCAGCAGCACGCCCCCGTCCCGAGCCCAGTCCTCCACCACCTTGGCCCTGGCTGTAGTATTCCTGGATATCACCGGAAGGTATCAGGTTGGTTACTGCTTGTGTTTCTCAAAGGTAAGACAATGAAATAATTTTTTGCCTGGCAGCAATCCACAAAGTAAAAGTGTTTTCCTAAAAAGATAACATT contains:
- the LOC116324696 gene encoding helicase ARIP4-like isoform X3; the protein is MDQSHSASFSSENEAQGGNPAVWQCTPPPSTSPTAETPAHPPSSQPGSRPHSRPASQSPTPPSAPTGTKKRSSKPAHMRRNIRKLLREHQLEAVTKAAQQEELERRRRLEQQRQQDFPVPLLPEYTTGDVTTRASSSATSAASQQEVNLSRREVICVDSGSTGISEDDCKANIPASVSPQHTNKTDVIDLSSGEDDSIVHVSESTAEEEESEPSGAHINDALNQPDARGRVLVNLNHPTTEEDLFLSPQLARAVKPHQIGGIRFLYDNLVESVERFSSSSGFGCILAHSMGLGKTLQVISFIDVLFRHTQAHTVLAIVPVNTLQNWLSEFNTWVPPPEALPPDPDSAVVTPRTFKVHILNDEHKNTTARAKVVEDWARDGGVLLMGYEMYRLLSLKKSFVAGRKKKSKKAAGPVVIDLDEEDRQQELLKGIEKALARPGPDVVICDEGHRIKNCHASTSQALKNIRTRRRVVLTGYPLQNNLIEYWCMVDFVRPDFLGTRQEFSNMFERPILNGQCVDSTPQDIQLMRYRSHVLHSLLEGFVQRRGHDVLKDQLPSKEEHVILVRLCPLQRALYTEFMNRFREAGNTGWLSLNPLKAFCVCCKIWNHPDVLYEALQKENLASDQDLDLDDITSTGRCPAAPNQKPKNLDNPNPVGGLSLNQLQEKANQVITYEWAKDIMTDYKPGILENSAKMVLLFHLIEESVRKGDKLLVFSQSLSTLTVIEEFLAKRPVPPSPNVPSRDRPNQNWVRNLNYYRLDGSTTASERERLINQFNDPSNTSAWVFLLSTRAGCLGVNLIGANRVVVFDASWNPCHDAQAVCRVYRYGQRKPCHIYRLVCDFTLEKKIYDRQISKQGMSDRVVDDLNPVLTFTRREVESLLHFVEEEPDPSSIHLQPNDRMESVLRKALHLYPHLITKQPFPHESLLIDRRELKLSNAEKKAAKKGYEDEKKASVPYTRPSYAHYYPASDQSLTNIPAFSQRNWRPPTSTEEKPVASVRPVQSTPGSMMPRQASASSAPGNDSSKSSLGGFPVNCLQKAGVFVQKIVTTTDIVIPGTNSSTDVQARITAGESIHVIRGTKGTYIRTSDGRIFAIRAANKAKSVEESSAAPPKDLQAPPPEVPTHVSNGCLSPKTVPRPLSPDSPEIINELQRYTSGAGAGGSAGSAVHPPESSVSSLPSTKLVQTNGSSGSGLLSGNLSHHDASVTNVIQPNMDATAAQDLRTGSKRKASTPSLDERASKQPSAGKHSSAPVASQGFPFSGGYGLPPMGLNSAMLGGSLGHPLFMGAGSHYFQPPHTQLSDPSYMYQDRHGWNMGGAGTVPTSSPSSSLTTTTAPTVSSSSSTSSSPSVKAASSLSGALPPFMLSSNMPGMAGMLPPGFPLSYSPSLASLYTSSMLPGGVSGPAATPGPAGASFLSQYPPTAASSSSSSSPSSFSPSARSEGQRGPVQVNGGNVSSISSSDEDDVIEVRGQ
- the LOC116324696 gene encoding helicase ARIP4-like isoform X1, which gives rise to MSDDEIEWFNGKERDICYISDVDEDNYGDDEDEGHLDQSHSASFSSENEAQGGNPAVWQCTPPPSTSPTAETPAHPPSSQPGSRPHSRPASQSPTPPSAPTGTKKRSSKPAHMRRNIRKLLREHQLEAVTKAAQQEELERRRRLEQQRQQDFPVPLLPEYTTGDVTTRASSSATSAASQQEVNLSRREVICVDSGSTGISEDDCKANIPASVSPQHTNKTDVIDLSSGEDDSIVHVSESTAEEEESEPSGAHINDALNQPDARGRVLVNLNHPTTEEDLFLSPQLARAVKPHQIGGIRFLYDNLVESVERFSSSSGFGCILAHSMGLGKTLQVISFIDVLFRHTQAHTVLAIVPVNTLQNWLSEFNTWVPPPEALPPDPDSAVVTPRTFKVHILNDEHKNTTARAKVVEDWARDGGVLLMGYEMYRLLSLKKSFVAGRKKKSKKAAGPVVIDLDEEDRQQELLKGIEKALARPGPDVVICDEGHRIKNCHASTSQALKNIRTRRRVVLTGYPLQNNLIEYWCMVDFVRPDFLGTRQEFSNMFERPILNGQCVDSTPQDIQLMRYRSHVLHSLLEGFVQRRGHDVLKDQLPSKEEHVILVRLCPLQRALYTEFMNRFREAGNTGWLSLNPLKAFCVCCKIWNHPDVLYEALQKENLASDQDLDLDDITSTGRCPAAPNQKPKNLDNPNPVGGLSLNQLQEKANQVITYEWAKDIMTDYKPGILENSAKMVLLFHLIEESVRKGDKLLVFSQSLSTLTVIEEFLAKRPVPPSPNVPSRDRPNQNWVRNLNYYRLDGSTTASERERLINQFNDPSNTSAWVFLLSTRAGCLGVNLIGANRVVVFDASWNPCHDAQAVCRVYRYGQRKPCHIYRLVCDFTLEKKIYDRQISKQGMSDRVVDDLNPVLTFTRREVESLLHFVEEEPDPSSIHLQPNDRMESVLRKALHLYPHLITKQPFPHESLLIDRRELKLSNAEKKAAKKGYEDEKKASVPYTRPSYAHYYPASDQSLTNIPAFSQRNWRPPTSTEEKPVASVRPVQSTPGSMMPRQASASSAPGNDSSKSSLGGFPVNCLQKAGVFVQKIVTTTDIVIPGTNSSTDVQARITAGESIHVIRGTKGTYIRTSDGRIFAIRAANKAKSVEESSAAPPKDLQAPPPEVPTHVSNGCLSPKTVPRPLSPDSPEIINELQRYTSGAGAGGSAGSAVHPPESSVSSLPSTKLVQTNGSSGSGLLSGNLSHHDASVTNVIQPNMDATAAQDLRTGSKRKASTPSLDERASKQPSAGKHSSAPVASQGFPFSGGYGLPPMGLNSAMLGGSLGHPLFMGAGSHYFQPPHTQLSDPSYMYQDRHGWNMGGAGTVPTSSPSSSLTTTTAPTVSSSSSTSSSPSVKAASSLSGALPPFMLSSNMPGMAGMLPPGFPLSYSPSLASLYTSSMLPGGVSGPAATPGPAGASFLSQYPPTAASSSSSSSPSSFSPSARSEGQRGPVQVNGGNVSSISSSDEDDVIEVRGQ
- the LOC116324696 gene encoding helicase ARIP4-like isoform X2, which produces MLLLDESESFADQSHSASFSSENEAQGGNPAVWQCTPPPSTSPTAETPAHPPSSQPGSRPHSRPASQSPTPPSAPTGTKKRSSKPAHMRRNIRKLLREHQLEAVTKAAQQEELERRRRLEQQRQQDFPVPLLPEYTTGDVTTRASSSATSAASQQEVNLSRREVICVDSGSTGISEDDCKANIPASVSPQHTNKTDVIDLSSGEDDSIVHVSESTAEEEESEPSGAHINDALNQPDARGRVLVNLNHPTTEEDLFLSPQLARAVKPHQIGGIRFLYDNLVESVERFSSSSGFGCILAHSMGLGKTLQVISFIDVLFRHTQAHTVLAIVPVNTLQNWLSEFNTWVPPPEALPPDPDSAVVTPRTFKVHILNDEHKNTTARAKVVEDWARDGGVLLMGYEMYRLLSLKKSFVAGRKKKSKKAAGPVVIDLDEEDRQQELLKGIEKALARPGPDVVICDEGHRIKNCHASTSQALKNIRTRRRVVLTGYPLQNNLIEYWCMVDFVRPDFLGTRQEFSNMFERPILNGQCVDSTPQDIQLMRYRSHVLHSLLEGFVQRRGHDVLKDQLPSKEEHVILVRLCPLQRALYTEFMNRFREAGNTGWLSLNPLKAFCVCCKIWNHPDVLYEALQKENLASDQDLDLDDITSTGRCPAAPNQKPKNLDNPNPVGGLSLNQLQEKANQVITYEWAKDIMTDYKPGILENSAKMVLLFHLIEESVRKGDKLLVFSQSLSTLTVIEEFLAKRPVPPSPNVPSRDRPNQNWVRNLNYYRLDGSTTASERERLINQFNDPSNTSAWVFLLSTRAGCLGVNLIGANRVVVFDASWNPCHDAQAVCRVYRYGQRKPCHIYRLVCDFTLEKKIYDRQISKQGMSDRVVDDLNPVLTFTRREVESLLHFVEEEPDPSSIHLQPNDRMESVLRKALHLYPHLITKQPFPHESLLIDRRELKLSNAEKKAAKKGYEDEKKASVPYTRPSYAHYYPASDQSLTNIPAFSQRNWRPPTSTEEKPVASVRPVQSTPGSMMPRQASASSAPGNDSSKSSLGGFPVNCLQKAGVFVQKIVTTTDIVIPGTNSSTDVQARITAGESIHVIRGTKGTYIRTSDGRIFAIRAANKAKSVEESSAAPPKDLQAPPPEVPTHVSNGCLSPKTVPRPLSPDSPEIINELQRYTSGAGAGGSAGSAVHPPESSVSSLPSTKLVQTNGSSGSGLLSGNLSHHDASVTNVIQPNMDATAAQDLRTGSKRKASTPSLDERASKQPSAGKHSSAPVASQGFPFSGGYGLPPMGLNSAMLGGSLGHPLFMGAGSHYFQPPHTQLSDPSYMYQDRHGWNMGGAGTVPTSSPSSSLTTTTAPTVSSSSSTSSSPSVKAASSLSGALPPFMLSSNMPGMAGMLPPGFPLSYSPSLASLYTSSMLPGGVSGPAATPGPAGASFLSQYPPTAASSSSSSSPSSFSPSARSEGQRGPVQVNGGNVSSISSSDEDDVIEVRGQ